The genomic DNA CACGGGGGTCTATTCTAACCTTTACTATACATGGACAGAAGAAGATGAACAGCTGCGTGCTTTTCTGCAACAGGATCTGGGTGAAAGGGTAACCCTGGAGGCGGAAAGCGAAGGGGTGTCAGTTAAAATTAAAGGCGTGGTTGCTGACGATGTTCAGACCCTCGTTTTTTATGAAATCATTGATTCCAATGAGGATAATCAATATTTTATGAATTATAATGACGGAGTTTTTGTAGGAAACGAAAATGAGATTATGAACCGTGATACCTACCCAAAATACTATCCTCCAGACCTTGAATCTGATATTAATAATCAAGAAAAGAACGTGTATCAAGGGAAGATTAGTCTCTTGCCGCTCAAGACGGATGAAGGGACCGTCGAGTTAAAGATTACCAAGCTTATGCAGTTGATTCGTGATTCCTCTGAGTCGAATGAATACTGGCCTTACGGAAACAATCAGTACAAGACAGGGGAGTGGAGTTTTGAAATCCCTGTAACGAAACAACCTTCTACCGAATTTGCATTGAAAGCTGAAACTGAAATCGAAGGAATACCGGTTCGATTTGAGAAATTGATCGTTGCACCAACAACAACGACTTTACAATATAGTGTCAGTCGAACACAGATAGAGAAGAGGATAGAATTCCTTACGTTTCGCAACCTAGAAGTCAACAATCAAATCGTCAAAGCAGATATGTTTGGGAGCATGCCTACGAATTCACAGCCGGATATGAACTGGTATAGTTTTCAAGCACAATTTGATACTCATTTAGGAGAAAAACCAAAAGAAGTTAGCGTTCAATTTGAATCGGCTTATTTAACATATGAAGACCAAAAAACCATCGCACTGGATGTGACTCAGGAATATCCTCAAACCTTTGAATACGCGGGAAGTTCGATCAGCATCGATAAGGTCGAAGTTGGAGTGCCAACGACGATTGTGATAAGCGACCATGAAATTGAGAATCGAGCCTATGAGTCCCTACATATCAATATTGTTGGGGAAGATGAAAGTTTACCTAATTCCATGAACATGGAGACAGAAGGAGTCATCGTGGACAAAAACGGGGTAATATACGACATGAACAACACTCCTTTCAACTATGAAGAAATTGAACAACCACGTCATTTCATCACAGTTCAAACGCTTAGATTAGAAAATAGCAACATGGTTCCTAAAAGACTTGATATTTTTGGGTATAATACAACTAAATATTTGAATGATATTGTGACGATGGAGTTGGAATAACGTATTTTAGGAGATGTATAATTTGGGTTTCTTAGGTTTTTTACATTAATCATAGCTGTCCAATCAGTAGGTGGATTCTGGCCATATGTTTTTTAATGAACGAAATGGAACTAAACCGTCTTTATCCCTGGATTGAGACGGTTTTTGATTGAGGGGCCAATCCTTGATGATCTCCACAAATTTTAAAAAGCCGATATTCCAATTCCAGCAGAGCCACTTGTGCGTCCCACCATTAATGACACTTTATTACATAGAAATTACAGTTCTTTAACAAATAACAGAAAAATGACGGAATTTCCAAACCGGTGGCGAATTTTATAGGTATAGAGAAAAATAGGGGGCAATATCTGAAGCTAATTGGGGGGACTATATATGCTAGGATTTGAAACCAATATCGATCAATTTGCCACTATAAAAGTAATTGGAGTTGGAGGCGGCGGAAATAATGCGGTGAACCGGATGATTGAGGACGGCGTGCAGGGAGTGGAGTTCATTGCCGTGAATACAGATGCGCAGGCTCTCAACATGTCAAAGGCGGAGGTCACGATGCAAATCGGTGGTACGTTGACCAGGGGCTTAGGTGCCGGTGCCAACCCTGAAATCGGCAGAAAGGCTGTCGAGGAGAGCAGGCAACAAATCAGTGATGCCCTACAAGGTGCGGACATGGTATTCGTAACGGCCGGAATGGGTGGCGGAACCGGGACCGGAGCTGCGCCGGCGATTGCCCATATTGCGCGCGAACTTGGTGCGCTTACGATTGGGGTGGTGACTCGTCCATTTACTTTTGAAGGCCGCAAGCGGGCACAAAATGCTGCATTTTGAAGGCCGCAAGCGGGCACAAAATGCTGCAGCTTGAATTGAAGAGATGAAGAAAGCCGTTAATACCTTAATCATCATTCCAAATGAGCGATTGCTAGAAATTGTTGACAAGAAAACGCCGATGATTGAAGCCTTCCGTGAGGCGGACAATGTCCTCAGGCAGGGTGTCCAGGGCATTTCCGACTTGATCGCCGTGCCAGGCTTGATTAACTTGGACTTTGCTGATGTGAAAACAATCATGTCCAACGAAGGAACGGCGCTTATGGGCATCGGAGTGGCTACAGGCGAAGACCGTGCTGCCGAAGCTGCCAAAAAGGCCATCTCCTCACCGCTGCTTGAAACAAGCATCAACGGCGCGAAAGGAGTGTTGATGAACATCACAGGCGGCATGAACCTCAGTTTGTATGAAGTTCAGGAAGCGGCCGACATTGTGGCGGCTGCAACAGATGACCAGCTTAACATGATTTTTGGATCGGTCATCAATGAAAACCTGAACGATGAAATCATGGTGACCGTGATTGCGACCGGCTTCGATCATGATGAGGAGGAAGCTCCCCCGTCGAACACATCGCGCCGTACTAGGGACGTGATGGCCAATTCCCGTGAGCAATACCATGATCACTCGAGACAGCGAGAGCCTGTCGCCCATGCAGAATCTTGGAATTACGACCAAGCCCAAAACTACAGCCAATCCAGCAGCTACCGTCAATCCGGCAGCTACGGTCAATCTGGAAACTACATTCAATCCGGCAGTTACGGCCAATCTGGAAACTACAGCCAATCCGGCAATCACAGACAGCCGCCTGCCTACGAAGAGCCCGCAAATTACGAACGGAGTACCCAGCAGCAAGATGACTCGCTTGATATTCCATCGTTCTTGCGGAAGCGAAACAGAAGAGGGTAAACCCAAACGAACAAAAAGGTCAAATCATTTGCGATTTGGCCTTTTAATATAGATTAAAACAAACGTTAATTCAGCCATTTTAATTTGGTTCGGTCATGCAAAGCCCCTAAATTTTTACGATAGGGTGATAGAGTTAAAGATAGGGATTACTGCAGGTGATCTTTTTTTCTTATTGTACAAAAGAGGCAGGATATTTGAAGAACGATTGAGGAAAATTTCATAAAAAAGAACGCGTTTTTTCAGATAACAAATAGCGTGCTTATTTTATGAACATTGTAATGAGTGTACACCTATTAGACTAACTGAATGTATAAAGCAGAATATCGTGAATTGATATTCTGCTCCTGAGAAAAGACTTATTCTCCTTGCGCACCGTTTGTAGTCACTCTTCGAATGTGGTTATCTTCAAAATTGTTTTGACGAGCTTTCTCTACTTTATCATTTAAAAGTTTCTTTTGGTCTACCTCTGATGAAGGTGTCTGCTTATCTTTGGACATTGGTGTTCCTCCTTTGTTAAGACATTACCTACCTTCTTAATTTGCGGTCCTTTAAAAAAATAATCATAAAACATTAAATTGTGAATAAATGGACTTAAAGTAATTAGAGTATGGGGTGAAGATGGAATTCCGGCAAGCAGCTGTCTTTTTCGTTGATCAACTAACGGGGCAGGTTACTGGAAGAAGGATTGTTGAATATAACTACCGAATATTTAAATGGAACGATGAGGACTATGAGCTTCTAATTAATGATAGTTAAGAATGAGAGATGAAAATATGAATACTCCAATTTTGTTTTATAAAATAAATCAAGGTAAAGATGACCCTGTTGATTATATAAATTGGGCGTTAAAGATGTTGGAAAGTAATAATGAATCGTTTTCTTTGAACATACTTTCATCTCTAAGAGAACCACTCAATATTTTTGAGGTTGAAGATTATTTTAAAAGTGCGTTAAGGGAATTAAAAATACAAGAACCTACTTTTGAAGAGTGTGCTGAATATTACATTCAGCACTTAGCAAAAAGGATACTTCAAGAAGAAAATAGAGCAATTGATTTAGCTTATAATATTTATGAAATAGTTCGTGAACTTTATAATTGCGATGGTCTAGAAGAATGGTACAACATTAGTGAAATGATAGATGATTTTCGATATGGAGATAATATTTCAAACTTAAGTAAGGTTGCTTTAATTGTAACCATAGAGAAAGAAGTCAAAAAGCTGTTAAAGAGGAATAGAAACTAACTTCCTTCTCGAAATAACGGTTGCGATTCTTCAAGAATGGAGAATCGCTTTTCTTATTCGATTAAAAGGGTGGGTTAGGTAAATGAGGAAATGGTTTCCATTACATTGAAATACATTGTATTTAGCTGAGATTGGAGTGTTTACAATAATTAAATTCTTTGAATATAACTGGCAGGTAAGAGATGAGTGGTTTGACTGGTGCAAACAATTAACAATTGAGGAATTGTTAATGAATCGTAAGGGTGGAGTAGGAAATATTTTATATACACTTTTCCATATAATTGATGTGGAATATAGTTGGATTCGTGGTATTCAGGGGAAAGAGGATGTAGTATTTCAGTTTGCTGATTATAATACACTTGAAAAGGTTAAATCTCTTTCAGATAAATTACGTATTGAAATAGTTGAATTTTTAAGAACAAATTTAGATGACATTAAGGAACAGAGTGTCAGTGTTCCTTGGGATGAAGAAAAATACACTGTGGATGAAATACTTCACCATCTTATTGCACATGAGATTCATCATATCGGCCAACTTTCGGTTTGGTCGAGAGAAGTGGAACTACAACCTGTATCCTCTAATTTCGTTGGTAGAGAGTTTAAAGCTGTCCATTTTTATTAAACAAACGGGGCAGTATTGAAATAATACTGCGTTTTTAAACAACATCTGCTGCTTGTACTTTCTTTCTTTATGAAAAAATGTACTAAAGGTCAGATTAGCTAAAAAACAGACTTTCAGTGCACATGCTTTTCCACTTAATTGGAAAAATAAAAGTATGGAGGTATGTATAAATGTCTAATCCTTTTGAGGCAGC from Robertmurraya sp. FSL R5-0851 includes the following:
- a CDS encoding DUF4179 domain-containing protein; protein product: MIPAKIDSNPISTKREKSMEYVVDWFEQHMQSLYTLGYFYLSNQHQLEELFYQSMIQVHKELPRFKHDTSFEMWVTSLFIQHCRTFSHNRANQAVVDKEPRPDLLTALDHLKEDEREGLLLTYVKGFSQEEAAHILRVSVNQIKELLYSGIRSLRKQMGIGETFHGCTEYHKNYIDYLERTMERPKRVDFEVHIYHCEKCQEDLSTFQDARLSLLDHTDRLQDLHVPSGLMENVKERLLEEENIRRQRNEKRKKWGLVFASVFAALMSIGFFTGVYSNLYYTWTEEDEQLRAFLQQDLGERVTLEAESEGVSVKIKGVVADDVQTLVFYEIIDSNEDNQYFMNYNDGVFVGNENEIMNRDTYPKYYPPDLESDINNQEKNVYQGKISLLPLKTDEGTVELKITKLMQLIRDSSESNEYWPYGNNQYKTGEWSFEIPVTKQPSTEFALKAETEIEGIPVRFEKLIVAPTTTTLQYSVSRTQIEKRIEFLTFRNLEVNNQIVKADMFGSMPTNSQPDMNWYSFQAQFDTHLGEKPKEVSVQFESAYLTYEDQKTIALDVTQEYPQTFEYAGSSISIDKVEVGVPTTIVISDHEIENRAYESLHINIVGEDESLPNSMNMETEGVIVDKNGVIYDMNNTPFNYEEIEQPRHFITVQTLRLENSNMVPKRLDIFGYNTTKYLNDIVTMELE
- a CDS encoding DinB family protein; amino-acid sequence: MIKFFEYNWQVRDEWFDWCKQLTIEELLMNRKGGVGNILYTLFHIIDVEYSWIRGIQGKEDVVFQFADYNTLEKVKSLSDKLRIEIVEFLRTNLDDIKEQSVSVPWDEEKYTVDEILHHLIAHEIHHIGQLSVWSREVELQPVSSNFVGREFKAVHFY